In Fusarium oxysporum Fo47 chromosome XI, complete sequence, the following are encoded in one genomic region:
- a CDS encoding cytochrome P450 produces MSLELESFITWASSLPILLQTSAVVGFLGLVYIVYYRYLHPLAKYPGPPLASVTNLWKTYHLWNLHLPHTLVRLHEQYGDVVRVGPNDLSFRNPDAVNTIYKGGRQLQKTGFYDGFTTFNPNLFGTQDEEIHAIRRRQMAHAFSLQSIKEMEHFVDSHILKLRNNLDHFCDSNQDFDLKDMIALYVFDVLGELAFSRSFDSQDERDLARLPPINDHIYLACLMGMTPDALPWIKKVLPFIPIPWLQRLFNARAQLRNLTAACVRQRIEAGSSGRKDLLSCLLVAVDPETGSKLTELDINTEAFAMIVAGSHTTSGTLTLLFSHLLQNPEVLNKVIQELDSNLSNNTSQVISYQALEKDLPYTRACMHENFRINSVFTMPLPRKIMTPGGLVIQGCQIPQKTTVFALNHVVHHNPSTWGKDHDQFIPDRFLGPNSKDLQGYLSPFSTGHRMCIGKNLAMMNILKVLSTVLRNYKLEMVHPEEPVDALSVGISEKKGGLLCRISRR; encoded by the exons ATGTCACTTGAGCTTGAATCTTTCATCACTTGGGCCTCGAGCCTGCCtattcttcttcaaacatCAGCCGTGGTCGGCTTCTTGGGACTGGTATACATTGTTTACTATCGCTACCTACACCCACTTGCCAAGTATCCCGGTCCTCCCCTCGCCTCGGTCACCAACCTTTGGAAAACCTACCACCTTTGGAATTTGCATCTCCCGCATACGCTTGTTCGGCTGCATGAGCAGTATGGCGACGTTGTACGGGTCGGGCCAAATGACTTGTCGTTTCGTAATCCCGACGCCGTCAACACCATATACAAGGGAGGTCGACAACTACAAAAGACAGGGTTTTACGATGGGTTTACGACTTTCAATCCCAACTTGTTTGGAacacaagatgaagag ATTCACGCCATCAGACGTCGCCAAATGGCCCATGCCTTCTCCCTGCAGTCCATCAAGGAGATGGAGCATTTTGTCGACAGCCATATCCTGAAACTGAGGAATAACCTGGACCATTTCTGCGATAGTAACCAAGATTTTGATCTCAAGGACATGATTGCCCTTTACGTCTTCGATGTGCTAGGTGAGCTCGCCTTTAGCAGAAGTTTCGACTCGCAGGATGAGAGAGATCTAGCCCGATTACCGCCCATCAATGACCATATCtatcttgcttgcttgatgGGAATGACGCCAGATGCTCTCCCGTGGATCAAGAAGGTTCTGCCCTTCATCCCCATTCCATGGCTGCAACGTCTGTTCAACGCTCGTGCGCAGCTTCGGAATCTGACTGCGGCTTGTGTCAGGCAAAGGATTGAAGCTGGATCCAGCGGCCGCAAGGACCTTCTCTCGTGCTTGTTAGTGGCCGTTGACCCTGAGACTGGGTCCAAGCTTACCGAGTTGGACATTAATACCGAGGCCTTTGCAATGAT TGTCGCCGGGTCTCATACAACATCAGGCACCCTGACGCTCTTATTCTCCCATCTGCTACAAAACCCTGAGGTCTTGAACAAGGTTATCCAAGAATTAGATTCGAACTTATCTAATAATACGAGTCAAGTCATTTCTTACCAGGCCCTCGAGAAAGATCTACCATATACAAGGGCATGCATGCACGAAAACTTCAGAATTAACTCTGTGTTTACCATGCCATTACCACGGAAGATTATGACTCCTGGTGGGCTTGTGATTCAGGGATGCCAAATACCTCAGAAG ACCACTGTCTTTGCTCTGAACCACGTCGTTCACCATAACCCATCGACTTGGGGCAAGGACCACGACCAGTTCATCCCAGATCGCTTCCTTGGTCCCAACAGCAAAGACCTCCAGGGGTACTTGTCGCCTTTCAGTACTGGGCATCGTATGTGCATAGGCAAGAACTTGGCTATGATGAATATTTTAAAGGTGCTCTCTACGGTACTGAGAAACTACAAATTAGAAATGGTCCACCCGGAAGAGCCCGTCGATGCTTTGAGTGTGGGTATTtctgagaagaagggaggATTATTGTGCAGGATATCGAGGCGATGA